A genomic stretch from Hirundo rustica isolate bHirRus1 chromosome 26, bHirRus1.pri.v3, whole genome shotgun sequence includes:
- the GADD45B gene encoding growth arrest and DNA damage-inducible protein GADD45 beta, translating into MTLEELVPCDSSKMQAVSEAVERVLVAAQRQDRLTVGVYESAKLMNVDPDSVVLCVLATDEEDEGDIALQIHFTLIQAFCCDNDIHILRVSGMQRLAAILGEPEPGSEPRDLHCLLVTNPHTDAWKSQGLAEVASYCAESRDRNQWVPYVCLQER; encoded by the exons ATGaccctggaggagctggtgcCTTGCGATAGCAGCAA GATGCAGGCGGTGAGCGAGGCGGTGGAGCGGGTGCTGGTGGCGGCGCAGCGGCAGGACCGGCTCACCGTGGGGGTCTACGAGTCGGCCAAGCTCATGAATGT GGACCCCGACAGCGTGGTGCTGTGCGTGCTGGCCACCGACGAGGAGGACGAGGGTGACATCGCCCTGCAGATCCACTTCACGCTCATCCAGGCGTTCTGCTGCGACAACGACATCCACATCCTGCGCGTGTCGGGCATGCAGCGCCTCGCCGCCATCCTGGGCGAGCCCGAGCCGGGCTCCGAGCCCCGAGACCTGCACTGCCTCCTGGTCACG aACCCGCACACGGACGCCTGGAAGAgccaggggctggcagaggtggcGAGTTACTGCGCCGAGAGTCGCGACAGGAACCAGTGGGTGCCTTACGTGTGTCTGCAGGAGCGCTGA